A genomic region of Cotesia glomerata isolate CgM1 linkage group LG9, MPM_Cglom_v2.3, whole genome shotgun sequence contains the following coding sequences:
- the LOC123272040 gene encoding zinc finger protein GLI2-like isoform X1, with translation MHGERFFDHKLDLGRISVMESEEDFDRSFELIPNTPTALDGFSWSMSSPMSTSSPAGNDWDHITSNNINIFEYPPSSRTTALTIGINSPGSTGSEVNTPTSWTGEQHFPGSEYSELSNDGNAWGNRLPSVSSAFSFSRNFSNGNHFYDEDHYQDFKGHQGFQDTYEEMPPQIPLEPGYFEEQEFNSLQAVDEFDLSFIRGDPTRLVPETSNNVLSSFRNVSNNNNQINDNNNSGGNSIGHCPIGHLIENETTNNNLISFKSQEDSNHIIMTQNEGLIIDKRNNQNNGKRLQCLWINCGYVFNNLDGLVKHIEKLHVESSANNGHGGRRSQKDKDKEIGNSNDQFACMWQGCPRVGPFNARYKLLIHMRVHSGEKPNKCPFEGCKKAFSRLENLKIHQRSHTGERPYSCQHVGCTKAFSNSSDRAKHQRTHIDTKPYACQVTGCGKRYTDPSSLRKHVKNHSETPAAVSTPQSFTNSPPNPPAAKIECQKTEIDNTWGLDGFEDEPEFVPFETVGRLLGEEENCITLDSLAYDNGIECQDLDPEIEKQFLDLSSFTTDFIDQ, from the exons ATGCACGGTGAAAGATTTTTTGACCACAAGCTAGATCTCGGAAGAATATCAGTGATGGAAAGTGAAGAAGACTTTGACCGGAGCTTTGAATTAATTCCCAACACTCCGACAGCGCTCGACGGATTTTCCTGGAGCATGTCTTCGCCGATGTCCACCTCCAGCCCGGCTGGCAACGACTGGGACCACATTACCtccaataatattaatatctttgAATACCCGCCCAGCAGTCGCACAACTGCACTGACCATTGGAATAAACTCACCTGGCAGCACTGGCAGCGAAGTAAACACCCCGACATCTTGGACCGGAGAACAACACTTCCCAGGAAGTGAGTACAGTGAACTTTCCAATGATGGAAACGCCTGGGGGAATAGATTGCCCTCTGTTAGCTCCGCGTTTTCATTTTCacgtaatttttcaaatggcAATCATTTTTATGATGAAGATCACTATCAGGACTTTAAAGGACATCAGGGATTTCAGGATACTTATGAAGAAATGCCACCTCAAATTCCTCTGGAGCCGGGATACTTTGAGGAGCAGGAGTTTAATAGTCTTCAGGCTGTTGATGAGTTTGACCTCAGTTTTATTCGTGGAGATCCGACTAGACTGGTACCTGAGACTTCTAATAATGTGTTATCTTCTTTTAGAAatgttagtaataataataatcagattaatgataataataattcggGTGGCAACTCTATCGGGCATTGTCCCATTGGACACTTGATTGAAAATGAAACTACTAATAATAATCTGATAAGCTTCAAATCTCAGGAAGATTCTAATCATATTATTATGACACAGAATGAAGGattgattattgataaaagaaataatcagAATAATG GCAAAAGGCTCCAATGTCTTTGGATCAACTGTGGCTATGTTTTTAACAATCTTGACGGTCTTGTCAAGCATATCGAGAAGCTACACGTCGAATCCTCTGCTAATAATGGCCACGGAGGACGAAGATCGCAGAAAGATAAGGACAAGGAAATTGGTAACTCCAATGACCAATTTGCGTGTATGTGGCAAGGATGTCCCAGAGTGGGACCATTTAATGCCAGGTACAAGCTTCTTATCCACATGAGGGTCCACAGTGGTGAAAAACCAAACAAGTGTCCT tttgaaGGATGCAAAAAAGCGTTCTCGCGGCTGGAAAACTTGAAAATACACCAGAGATCTCACACCGGCGAGCGGCCGTACTCTTGCCAGCATGTCGGATGCACCAAAGCGTTCAGCAACAGCAGCGACAGAGCTAAACACCAGCGGACTCATATCGACACG AAACCGTACGCCTGTCAAGTAACTGGATGCGGAAAAAGATACACCGATCCATCGAGCCTCCGTAAGCACGTGAAAAATCACTCCGAGACACCTGCAGCAGTATCAACTCCCCAATCGTTTACAAATTCACCCCCAAATCCACCCGCGGCTAAAATCGAATGTCAAAAGACGGAAATTGACAACACTTGGGGCCTCGATGGCTTCGAAGACGAGCCGGAATTCGTGCCATTTGAAACAGTCGGAAGACTACTCGGCGAGGAAGAAAATTGCATCACTCTGGACAGCTTag cttacGATAACGGAATTGAGTGCCAAGATTTGGATCCTGAGATCGAGAAACAATTCTTAGATCTCAGTAGCTTTACAACAGACTTTAtagatcaataa
- the LOC123272041 gene encoding aladin-like — MSDSFQSLGPWTAERWTVPNGRVAVACFGPYQTLLFTSTEDPATLFSLPMQDNIFDARGVTSFSDTKVAIPLIDLTKIAFCSRSDEDDDSANGEEIVGGRVVAMDWDPSGKYLAILFQDSPLVAVFKTSVGTISRVTQITPGYLIKGFSEEYPNCLQFHQFLEDNSKQKACLTISWTSSCVQQFPIVEISNSPVKCY; from the coding sequence AGTTTGGGACCCTGGACAGCTGAACGATGGACCGTACCTAATGGTCGTGTTGCTGTTGCCTGTTTTGGGCCTTATCAGACACTTTTATTTACATCAACAGAAGACCCGGCCACGCTGTTTTCACTTCCGATGCAAGACAATATTTTTGATGCACGTGGTGTTACTTCTTTCAGCGATACTAAAGTTGCGATACCACTTATTGATCTTACTAAAATAGCATTCTGTTCAAGAAGTGACGAGGACGATGATAGTGCTAATGGAGAAGAAATTGTAGGCGGACGTGTTGTAGCCATGGACTGGGATCCATCTGGCAAATATCTCGCAATATTATTTCAAGACAGTCCATTAGTCGCGGTCTTTAAAACATCAGTTGGCACTATTTCACGGGTAACACAAATTACACCaggttatttaataaaaggaTTTTCGGAAGAATATCCTAATTGTCTGCagtttcatcaatttttggaGGACAATAGTAAACAAAAAGCCTGCTTGACTATCTCCTGGACCAGCAGTTGCGTTCAACAGTTTCCTATTGTCGAAATTTCCAACTCTCCTGTTAaatgctattaa
- the LOC123272040 gene encoding zinc finger protein GLI2-like isoform X2 has protein sequence MESEEDFDRSFELIPNTPTALDGFSWSMSSPMSTSSPAGNDWDHITSNNINIFEYPPSSRTTALTIGINSPGSTGSEVNTPTSWTGEQHFPGSEYSELSNDGNAWGNRLPSVSSAFSFSRNFSNGNHFYDEDHYQDFKGHQGFQDTYEEMPPQIPLEPGYFEEQEFNSLQAVDEFDLSFIRGDPTRLVPETSNNVLSSFRNVSNNNNQINDNNNSGGNSIGHCPIGHLIENETTNNNLISFKSQEDSNHIIMTQNEGLIIDKRNNQNNGKRLQCLWINCGYVFNNLDGLVKHIEKLHVESSANNGHGGRRSQKDKDKEIGNSNDQFACMWQGCPRVGPFNARYKLLIHMRVHSGEKPNKCPFEGCKKAFSRLENLKIHQRSHTGERPYSCQHVGCTKAFSNSSDRAKHQRTHIDTKPYACQVTGCGKRYTDPSSLRKHVKNHSETPAAVSTPQSFTNSPPNPPAAKIECQKTEIDNTWGLDGFEDEPEFVPFETVGRLLGEEENCITLDSLAYDNGIECQDLDPEIEKQFLDLSSFTTDFIDQ, from the exons ATGGAAAGTGAAGAAGACTTTGACCGGAGCTTTGAATTAATTCCCAACACTCCGACAGCGCTCGACGGATTTTCCTGGAGCATGTCTTCGCCGATGTCCACCTCCAGCCCGGCTGGCAACGACTGGGACCACATTACCtccaataatattaatatctttgAATACCCGCCCAGCAGTCGCACAACTGCACTGACCATTGGAATAAACTCACCTGGCAGCACTGGCAGCGAAGTAAACACCCCGACATCTTGGACCGGAGAACAACACTTCCCAGGAAGTGAGTACAGTGAACTTTCCAATGATGGAAACGCCTGGGGGAATAGATTGCCCTCTGTTAGCTCCGCGTTTTCATTTTCacgtaatttttcaaatggcAATCATTTTTATGATGAAGATCACTATCAGGACTTTAAAGGACATCAGGGATTTCAGGATACTTATGAAGAAATGCCACCTCAAATTCCTCTGGAGCCGGGATACTTTGAGGAGCAGGAGTTTAATAGTCTTCAGGCTGTTGATGAGTTTGACCTCAGTTTTATTCGTGGAGATCCGACTAGACTGGTACCTGAGACTTCTAATAATGTGTTATCTTCTTTTAGAAatgttagtaataataataatcagattaatgataataataattcggGTGGCAACTCTATCGGGCATTGTCCCATTGGACACTTGATTGAAAATGAAACTACTAATAATAATCTGATAAGCTTCAAATCTCAGGAAGATTCTAATCATATTATTATGACACAGAATGAAGGattgattattgataaaagaaataatcagAATAATG GCAAAAGGCTCCAATGTCTTTGGATCAACTGTGGCTATGTTTTTAACAATCTTGACGGTCTTGTCAAGCATATCGAGAAGCTACACGTCGAATCCTCTGCTAATAATGGCCACGGAGGACGAAGATCGCAGAAAGATAAGGACAAGGAAATTGGTAACTCCAATGACCAATTTGCGTGTATGTGGCAAGGATGTCCCAGAGTGGGACCATTTAATGCCAGGTACAAGCTTCTTATCCACATGAGGGTCCACAGTGGTGAAAAACCAAACAAGTGTCCT tttgaaGGATGCAAAAAAGCGTTCTCGCGGCTGGAAAACTTGAAAATACACCAGAGATCTCACACCGGCGAGCGGCCGTACTCTTGCCAGCATGTCGGATGCACCAAAGCGTTCAGCAACAGCAGCGACAGAGCTAAACACCAGCGGACTCATATCGACACG AAACCGTACGCCTGTCAAGTAACTGGATGCGGAAAAAGATACACCGATCCATCGAGCCTCCGTAAGCACGTGAAAAATCACTCCGAGACACCTGCAGCAGTATCAACTCCCCAATCGTTTACAAATTCACCCCCAAATCCACCCGCGGCTAAAATCGAATGTCAAAAGACGGAAATTGACAACACTTGGGGCCTCGATGGCTTCGAAGACGAGCCGGAATTCGTGCCATTTGAAACAGTCGGAAGACTACTCGGCGAGGAAGAAAATTGCATCACTCTGGACAGCTTag cttacGATAACGGAATTGAGTGCCAAGATTTGGATCCTGAGATCGAGAAACAATTCTTAGATCTCAGTAGCTTTACAACAGACTTTAtagatcaataa
- the LOC123272039 gene encoding GILT-like protein 1, whose protein sequence is MHSSISSVFVAIFALAYFSVTSGCPQKACVGVTVYYESLCGDSLRFIKGSLVPTYAELKDYLDVTFVPYGKASHERDEASGGWNFSCQHGPPECKGNKAQACGLYAIKSIEKTEDQQDLSVRFVGCAMSSDYPSSNAQQCAASVGLKNSTQELLNKCESDVTGDNLLANYGDMTHSLGSEFAFVPTIVINDKFTGENQLMALTQFKKLICNNLPSYVKPPTCGQ, encoded by the exons ATGCACTCGTCAATATCGAGCGTCTTCGTGGCGATTTTTGCTCTTGCTTATTTTTCC gTCACTTCGGGATGCCCACAAAAAGCATGTGTAGGTGTCACAGTTTACTACGAATCTCTCTGTGGTGATAGCTTGAGATTCATAAAAGGATCTTTGGTGCCTACTTATGCGGAGCTGAAAGACTACTTGGATGTTACCTTCGTTCCCTACGGCAAGGCCtcg catGAACGCGATGAAGCTTCAGGTGGATGGAACTTTTCATGTCAACACGGACCACCGGAGTGTAAAGGAAACAAGGCCCAGGCCTGTGGATTATATGCGATTAAATCCATAGAAAAAACCGAAGACCAGCAAGATCTCTCGGTTAGATTCGTCGGTTGCGCAATGtctagcgactatccttctTCTAATGCTCAACAG tGTGCAGCTTCAGTGGGATTGAAAAATTCAACCCaagaattattgaataaatgcGAGAGCGACGTTACAGGCGATAATTTGCTGGCCAATTACGGCGATATGACACACAGTCTCGGATCGGAATTTGCCTTCGTACCAACTATTGTCATAAATGATAAGTTTACGGGAGAAAATCAATTGATGGCACTAACCCagttcaaaaaactaatctgTAATAATTTGCCATCATATGTGAAGCCTCCAACATGCGGGCAGTAa